The DNA sequence GCAGCGATCTCCGCCTCCAATTGGCGGTATCGGCGGACGAGCGCGGCGATCTCAAACCGGGCCATCGCTGTCCCTTCCGTCACCCCAATCGAGTCCTTCGCGGTGTTGATCAACGCCTGAATTTTGGCCTTCTGCGGGCATTTCATCCCTTTGCTTTGCCGGTACACCTCGATGAGCTCCTCGGCGGTCCGACCGGCCATATCAGCCGGAAGCGGCGTCCACTCCAACACCGAAAGCGCCGTTTTCCCCAAGTCACGAAACACGGTCCAAAACTCTGGAAAATACCGATCCGTCCAGCGGACGATCGCGTTTTTCACCGCCGTCTGTTCCTTGCGGAGCTTCTCTTTGAGCGTGCTTCCCACGCGCAAATCGGCTTCGATCTCGTGCAGCAGCCGGGGAACGAGGAATCGTCCGTCTTTTGCCAGTCTGGCAATGACCAGGGCGTCTTTGGCGTCGTGTTTCGTCGGCAGGTTGTCATCGAGTTCTTTCGACCGGCACACATGCGCCGGGTTGACCATGACCAACGGGATCCCGTGCTCCTCGAGGAAGTAGGCTAGGTTCAACCAGTAGTGCCCGGTCGGCTCCACCGCGACGATCACCTCTGACTTCCCAAACGCTTGCATCGCCTCCTGAATCGCTTTATACAGCTGCTGAAACCCCTCTTTCGACTGGAAGATCGGGAACGACTTGCGAAGCACGCGCCCCCGGTCATCCACGAAGCAGGCGTAGTGGGTTCGTTTCGCGATATCGATGCCCACGACAAGCGTTTGTTCCGTAACTTGATCAATTTTATAGTTTTGTGTACAATTCATCTGAAGTCCTCCTTGGTATGGTGAGTGATGTGGTTGACACCCCTGCATCATACCAAGAGGGCTTTTTTTGATCAAGTCCCCGGAAAAGCTCCTAACGGGAATGCTCCTTTTTTGTATGGATGTAAATTTATGTTAGTGAATTTGCTCATCTACAGTAAATAACTGTTTCTTTTTAAAGGAAGGAGGAGAACGAAACAAAAAGTACAAAGTGCTGTACTTTTTGTTTCGTATTCTTTTTTAATGTAATTCTGGCCAATATCCTTTATTTGCTTCGATTAAATCATCTAATATTTGTTTTGCTACTTTCGCGCTTGGTACTGTTTTAGATAGTGTGATAGCCTGCCATAATTTTTGGTAAGATTTTGTTATCCATGCTTCGACCACTAACTTTTCCACAGATACTTGTTGTTCCATTAATCCTTTTTGGAATTGCGGGATTTCCCCGATCGATAGCGGTTCAGGACCATTGCTGCCGACAATGCATGGAATTTCCACCATTGCGGTCGGGTCAAAATTAGAAATAGCTCCTTTATTTTCTACAATAAGCAGCATTCTTTCATGAGTGTTGTAAGCAATGGCACGCGCTAAATCAACAATGTATGAAGCATGTTCGTCAATATGAAGAGCGCTTCCTTCTGTTGATTGCTTTTCAATGATTTTTTTGCATTCCGTAAATACAAATTTTTCGCGTCCATCCATTACTTCATTTGCTCTTGTATAATTCGGGTTAGAATTTGCCACTACTTCATCCGGGAATAAATAGTATTTTAAATATGTGTTCGGCAACGTATCTGGGTCTAATGCATATACGTCTCTCGCTTTTAAGAATGTATCTTGCCAGCTAGCATCAACATGCTGATTGTCTCCGCTATCATTGACAACATACCCGTACTTTGCAACATGCTCCTTTAATTTAGGCATTAAATCATTTCCTTCTTTGTCACGAATATCTGTCCACCATCCAAAATGGTTCAGCCCATAATATCTTACCGTCATTTCTTTGCGGGATTTTAAGCCTAAAATCCGTGCCATACGTTCTTCAATCCCGACAGGCATATCACAAATGTTGAGTACTTTCGAATGAGGACGGAGACGGCGCGTCGCTTCAGCTACAATCGCTGCTGGGTTGGAATAATTGAGCATCCATGCATTAGGAGAGTATTTTTCCATATAATCAATTAACTCTAATACTCCTCCGATTGAACGCATACCATATGCAATTCCACCCGGACCGCACGTTTCTTGGCCCACCACACAATATTTCAACGGAATTTTTTCATCTAATTCACGCATAGCGTATTTTCCAACCCGAATGTGGGCCATGACGAAGTCAACGTCGGTAAACGCTTCTTCCGGATCAGTAGTAGCGAGAAATTCAATTTCTGGAGCTTTTTCTCTTAAAATAACTTCACATGCTCCGGCAATGATATCTTGACGTTCTTTATCAATATCGTACAATTTTAACTTACGAATAGGAAATTTGTCTAAGTTATCCAATAACATTAACACAATCCCTGGAGTAAATGTACTTCCCCCACCTGCAATCAAAATGGAAAACTTTTTCATTTTTCTTCCTCCTTTTTTATATTATGATGAGCGCTTTCATTACTGTTATAGCAAATCGAAAATATGGGAACAATGGATTCCAGCCATTCTGGACCTAATCACACTTTCCGTTCTTTTTCACATTAGATAAGAATTTTCCCAGCTTCATCATTATGAGATGATCGTTACGATTCTGTTTTAAATCCCTTTTCTTCCAAAGCTTTCTCAAACTGCTCTCGCACTTGTGGGACCGATAAACCGACGATCACTTGAATTGCCTTGCCATTACGAACGACACCATGAGCTCCCGCAGACTTGAACACACTATCCGGCGCGACTTTTGATTCATCATTCACACTAACGCGAAGACGTGTGGCACAATTGGTAACCGCCTCGATATTTTCAGGACCGCCAAGCGCATCTAAAAATTGTAATGCTTGAACCGTATAGCTGTTGCCACTGCCATTTTGGTTAGCTTGTTTTTTTGCTTTATAATCTGCTTTCGTATATAATTTCATCTCTGATGAATCATCTGCTTCGCGTCCCGGCGTTGCAACATTAAATTTAAGAATCAAATATCGGAAAACAAAGAAGTAAATGATCATAAATATGAACCCGATTGCCCATTGTATTAAATAAGTCGTGCTATGATATTTAAATAATGGAATCCAGTTTGAAGTAGCGATTTCTAACAGTCCCCCGCCCATATTTCCTACAGCGCCGAATGCATACATCACCGCTGCCATTGTGGCTGCTAAAAATGCATGCACTGCAAATAACCAAGGTGCCACAAATAGGAAAGTAAATTCAATTGGTTCTGTAACTCCAGCAATAACAGCCGTTAAAGCGGCAGAGATTAATAGCCCTGCAACCTGTTTTCTTTTTTCTGGCTTTGCAGTAACATACATCGCTAATGCAATACCTGGAATGCCAAAGATTTTAGACATCCCATGCAATGCAAATCCGCCTTGCGGGAACATTTCCTTTAAAGAATGCGCAGATGTTGCGTATTCTGGTAAATGCTCGATCCAATACTTAGCGATTCCTCCTTCAACAACCGCAGGGCCAAAGACAAATGGACCGTAGATGAAGTGATGCAGCCCTGTTGGAATAAGTAAGCGCTCTAAAAATGTATACAACCAAA is a window from the Geobacillus stearothermophilus ATCC 12980 genome containing:
- a CDS encoding IS110 family transposase: MNCTQNYKIDQVTEQTLVVGIDIAKRTHYACFVDDRGRVLRKSFPIFQSKEGFQQLYKAIQEAMQAFGKSEVIVAVEPTGHYWLNLAYFLEEHGIPLVMVNPAHVCRSKELDDNLPTKHDAKDALVIARLAKDGRFLVPRLLHEIEADLRVGSTLKEKLRKEQTAVKNAIVRWTDRYFPEFWTVFRDLGKTALSVLEWTPLPADMAGRTAEELIEVYRQSKGMKCPQKAKIQALINTAKDSIGVTEGTAMARFEIAALVRRYRQLEAEIAALDAELKALVQTTMEYQWLKTVDGLGDATIIDLLAEIGSFAHYRDPRQLVKLAGLTLKENSSGQRKGQKHISKRGRKRLRSVLFRAMIPLIRHNEAFRELHEYYTTRSVNPLTGKQSIVALCRKLLNVLFAICTKKQAFDAERMKQDVLSQVQRAA
- the glvA gene encoding maltose-6'-phosphate glucosidase, producing the protein MKKFSILIAGGGSTFTPGIVLMLLDNLDKFPIRKLKLYDIDKERQDIIAGACEVILREKAPEIEFLATTDPEEAFTDVDFVMAHIRVGKYAMRELDEKIPLKYCVVGQETCGPGGIAYGMRSIGGVLELIDYMEKYSPNAWMLNYSNPAAIVAEATRRLRPHSKVLNICDMPVGIEERMARILGLKSRKEMTVRYYGLNHFGWWTDIRDKEGNDLMPKLKEHVAKYGYVVNDSGDNQHVDASWQDTFLKARDVYALDPDTLPNTYLKYYLFPDEVVANSNPNYTRANEVMDGREKFVFTECKKIIEKQSTEGSALHIDEHASYIVDLARAIAYNTHERMLLIVENKGAISNFDPTAMVEIPCIVGSNGPEPLSIGEIPQFQKGLMEQQVSVEKLVVEAWITKSYQKLWQAITLSKTVPSAKVAKQILDDLIEANKGYWPELH
- a CDS encoding alpha-glucoside-specific PTS transporter subunit IIBC, with product MMQKIQRFGAAMFVPVLLFPFAGIVVGLTILFKNPDIMGSIADPNGMWYKFWTVVEEGGWTVFRQMPLLFVIGIPIALAKKAHARACMEAIVTYLTFNYFINAILTLWGDKFGVDFSQEAGGVSGLTMIAGIKTLDTSIIGAIVISSIVVALHNRFFDTKLPDFLGIFQGSSFVVIIAFLVMLPVALITAYIWPIVQHGIASLQGFLASSGVLGVWLYTFLERLLIPTGLHHFIYGPFVFGPAVVEGGIAKYWIEHLPEYATSAHSLKEMFPQGGFALHGMSKIFGIPGIALAMYVTAKPEKRKQVAGLLISAALTAVIAGVTEPIEFTFLFVAPWLFAVHAFLAATMAAVMYAFGAVGNMGGGLLEIATSNWIPLFKYHSTTYLIQWAIGFIFMIIYFFVFRYLILKFNVATPGREADDSSEMKLYTKADYKAKKQANQNGSGNSYTVQALQFLDALGGPENIEAVTNCATRLRVSVNDESKVAPDSVFKSAGAHGVVRNGKAIQVIVGLSVPQVREQFEKALEEKGFKTES